The proteins below come from a single Flavobacteriales bacterium genomic window:
- a CDS encoding 2-oxo acid dehydrogenase subunit E2: MAQVELVMPKMGESVAEATITSWLKEVGDTIEADEAVVEIATDKVDSEVPSTAQGILIKKLFNEGDVVQVGQAIAIIGAEGDAVESTPKQTETPAPAAASTAPVAATTANTVIASHSSDEKLGKTSPSGKFLSPLVRSIAEKEGISSSELDAINGTGNDGRVTKSDILNYLPNRGNQTSTPAPAVKEVVVETPKAMEEKSVTAHVKKQAVPLMPGDEIMEMDRMRKIIAEHMVMSKHTSPHVTSYVEADVTNIVNWRNKVKDSFKKRENENITFTPIFIEALVKAIKDFPMINVSVDGDKIIKRKSINMGMATALPSGNLIVPVIKNADQLNLVGITKAVNDLANRARNNKLSPDDISGGTYTITNVGSFGNVMGTPIINQPQVAIMAVGAIRKMPAVIETPDGDAIAIRHKMFLSHAYDHRVVDGALGGMFVRRVADYLENFDVNREF, from the coding sequence ATGGCTCAAGTAGAATTAGTTATGCCTAAAATGGGCGAGAGCGTTGCTGAAGCAACCATTACAAGTTGGTTAAAAGAAGTTGGCGATACTATTGAAGCTGATGAAGCGGTAGTAGAAATTGCTACTGATAAGGTAGATTCAGAAGTTCCTTCAACTGCTCAAGGTATATTAATTAAAAAATTATTTAACGAGGGAGATGTTGTGCAAGTTGGTCAAGCCATTGCCATAATAGGGGCTGAAGGTGATGCTGTAGAAAGTACTCCAAAACAAACCGAAACTCCTGCTCCAGCAGCAGCTAGTACCGCTCCTGTTGCAGCTACAACAGCAAATACGGTAATTGCAAGCCATTCATCTGACGAAAAACTAGGAAAAACTTCTCCTTCAGGTAAATTTTTATCTCCTTTGGTTAGAAGTATTGCTGAAAAAGAAGGCATTTCTTCATCAGAACTAGATGCTATAAATGGCACAGGTAACGATGGAAGAGTTACAAAATCAGACATATTAAACTATTTACCTAATAGAGGAAATCAAACTTCAACTCCAGCCCCAGCTGTAAAAGAAGTTGTGGTAGAAACGCCTAAAGCAATGGAAGAGAAATCGGTTACTGCTCATGTTAAAAAACAAGCAGTTCCATTAATGCCAGGCGATGAAATCATGGAAATGGACAGAATGAGAAAAATCATTGCTGAACACATGGTAATGTCGAAACACACCTCACCACATGTTACTTCTTATGTTGAAGCAGATGTTACCAATATTGTAAATTGGAGAAATAAAGTAAAGGATTCGTTCAAGAAAAGAGAAAATGAGAACATTACCTTCACACCTATTTTTATTGAAGCTTTAGTTAAAGCCATTAAAGATTTTCCAATGATTAATGTATCGGTTGATGGTGATAAAATCATCAAAAGAAAAAGCATTAACATGGGTATGGCTACTGCTCTTCCTTCAGGTAATTTAATTGTCCCTGTAATTAAAAATGCTGACCAATTAAATCTTGTTGGAATTACTAAAGCAGTTAATGATTTAGCTAACCGTGCAAGAAACAATAAACTTTCTCCTGATGATATTTCTGGAGGAACATACACCATTACTAATGTTGGTTCTTTTGGAAATGTGATGGGGACACCTATTATTAATCAACCACAAGTTGCAATTATGGCTGTTGGTGCAATTAGAAAAATGCCTGCAGTAATTGAAACTCCTGATGGAGATGCCATTGCAATACGACACAAAATGTTCTTATCACATGCTTACGATCACCGTGTTGTAGACGGTGCTTTAGGCGGAATGTTTGTTCGTAGAGTTGCTGATTATCTTGAAAATTTCGATGTTAATCGAGAGTTTTAA